A genomic region of Seriola aureovittata isolate HTS-2021-v1 ecotype China chromosome 21, ASM2101889v1, whole genome shotgun sequence contains the following coding sequences:
- the tlcd3bb gene encoding ceramide synthase: MLTILAAGSVFFPGLFLLSKQCLKSIPALRWSEGDAVIVSARLVSSVQAVMASSAGYIIASSCEDIIEDQHWLTSTYIMFAVPYFVYDIYAMFMCYWYKLRVKGHEEASAAPQHMSSALTSYLRREFLMVLHHVVMVTVCFPVSVFWRQGRGDYFQGIMFMAELSTPSVCLGKILIQYKQQHTLLHKVNGALMLITFFICRVLLFPYLYYVYGRYASIPFHMVPFTVPWHCNLGAALLMAPQLYWFSLICRGALRLFTGSSRSQRPRPPTAAPKEQQTDGSALPQPANGYSTRSTEPELATH, from the exons ATGCTGACCATCCTAGCTGCTGGGTCTGTGTTCTTTCCAGGCCTTTTCCTGCTGTCCAAGCAATGCCTGAAGTCCATCCCAGCACTGAGATGGAGCGAAGGAGATGCAGTCATTGTGTCTGCCAG GTTGGTGTCGTCAGTTCAGGCAGTCATGGCTTCCTCAGCTGGCTACATCATTGCTTCTTCCTGCGAGGACATCATCGAGGACCA GCACTGGCTGACTAGCACTTACATCATGTTTGCTGTTCCCTACTTCGTGTATGACATCTACGCAATGTTCATGTGCTACTGGTACAAGCTACGAGTCAAAGGGCACGAGGAGGCCTCTGCAGCACCGCAGCACATGAGCTCAGCACTGACCAGCTACTTGCGTCGCGAGTTCCTCATGGTGCTGCACCATGTTGTCATGGTCACCGTCTGCTTCCCCGTCTCTGTG ttTTGGCGGCAAGGAAGGGGAGATTATTTCCAGGGTATAATGTTCATGGCTGAGCTCAGCACTCCATCTGTCTGCTTAGGAAAAATCCTTATCCAG tacaaacagcaacacactcTCCTGCACAAAGTGAATGGGGCTCTTATGCTGATCACTTTTTTCATCTGTCGAGTCCTCCTCTTCCCTTACCTCTACTACGTCTATGGAAG GTACGCCTCCATCCCCTTCCACATGGTTCCCTTCACAGTGCCATGGCACTGTAACCTCGGTGCTGCTCTGCTCATGGCCCCCCAGCTGTATTGGTTCTCCCTAATTTGCAGGGGCGCTCTGCGACTATTCACGGGCTCCTCTCGCTCTCAGAGACCACGCCCGCCCACAGCCGCACCAAAGGAGCAGCAGACGGATGGCAGTGCGCTGCCCCAGCCTGCCAATGGCTACAGCACGCGCTCCACAGAGCCTGAGCTGGCCACTCACTGA